A segment of the Arachis hypogaea cultivar Tifrunner chromosome 5, arahy.Tifrunner.gnm2.J5K5, whole genome shotgun sequence genome:
CTACTTTGAATTGGTAGCTGAATATGGAAGCACCTCATATTATAGCTTCACCAAAtactattttctaatttataCTCCGAGATTGTTCACAATATATTATCGTGAGTAAGATAATGCACTTACTATTCGCTGGATTTGGAAGCTTGTAAAAATTAAAGGAACATATAAACCATATCACTATCGTATAGATGGAGGTTGGACATTTTCGTTTTTTAAGAGGGGAAGGGAGTTTAGAGGAGATGGCAGTTTTAATATTTTGaaccaataattaaaaatttaatttaataatgacTAAAAACAGGAGCACCAAAAGTATATTAAAGGATTCTAcaatcttataaaaatttaattagctATTTCGTAATATATTGCTTATTATCAAGACATGTAGTAATTCATTACTcttaaatgaaattttaaataGATGCAGTATTTATGATATTATAATAGTATAGCACAGAAGGCATCCTATAACAATAGCAGTTTGCATCGGAATGCAACTGAAAATattaaagtattattttggtgTATAGTTGTGATGATAACACGAGAGAATCGAGTGAAATGatccaaaaatatatataaaataaaacaaaaaaaagaaaggtaAAAAGAGAGGATATATGTATATTGGTGTTTGTGATATTATGAATATGAATGCACTAATAAGTAAGGTGGCTCGTGGATGGCACAAGTTTGATGCGCgtgttctcttctctctttctctctctccaacTGCAGCCAGATTCAGATTTCTGAGAGGGATTACTCCGCCTTCATTCATGGATCACTGGAATTTCTCCAAACCCCCATCCCTTCCGCAAGATTCACCCTCcgcttctccctctcctcctcctcctcctcctcctcctccacctccTGCCCTCCCGTCCAACCGATCCCACAGGTtccctctctatctctctcaattCTTGCTTTTGTGTTTGTGAAGTcattaatttaattgaatttgcAGAGAAAAGGGGCAAGCGGAACCACCGCAGGATCCAGCTGTCGCCGCAAGGAAAGTTCAGAAGGCTGACCGCGAGAAACTCCGCCGTGATCGATTAAACGACCACTTCCACGATTTGGCCAACACTTtaggtctctctctctctctctctctctctctctctctctctctctctctctacttcATGATTACAATCATTTTGTTTGCATCATTCATTCTCATAATTGTTGTGATTCGGATATTTATTTTGCTCCTCTCATAATGTAGATCCTGATAGGCCAAGGAACGACAAGGCAACCATCCTCACTGATACAATTCAAATGCTTAAAGATTTAACTGCCGAAGTTAATAGGTTGAAAACCGAGCATAAAGCGCTTTCTGATGAGTCCCGCGAGGTATGCTTCTTATTGTTTCTCTCAGAATACCCTGCTTTGCTTGTTGCTTATTCATTCTTGAATTTGGTGCTCACAGCTAATGCAAGAGAAGAATGAACTCAGGGAAGAGAAGGCGTCCTTGAAATCGGATATAGAAAACCTTAATTCCCAGTATCAGCAGAGGGCCAGAATGATGTTCCCATGGACTGCAATCGACCACTCTGTCGTAATGGCACCACCACCTTATTCATATCCGGTTCCTATACCTATCCCTCCTGCTCCTGTTCCAATTCACCCAACTCTTCAACCCTTTCCTTATTTTGGAAATCAAAACCCTCCTCACATTCCTACTCCTTGTTCAACATATGTTCCATTCTCTGCTCCAATTAATGCCGCGCTTGACTTACCCTCAGCTCAGTATGCTTCTGCATCTCATGTTCCCGCCCAAAAGGATTGTCGGAGCAAGTCACCACCTCATAGGAGAATCACTGATGCAGACAGATGTAGCGAGACTCATGATGTGGCTACGGAGCTTGAACTTAAGATGCCTGGATCATCAACACAGGAGGTAGTAGCTAGGTCTAAAAATTTGAATAACCACATTTGTTTTGTTGTTCAAACTTTTGAGCCTCCATTTTGTTTTCTATAGGAATCTTCTTCCGGGGGAACGAAGAAGGTCAAGCATTCAGGGAGGAAGGATAGAGCCGTTGCAGAAGGGAGTGCTTCAAGCCGGTATTCAACGTCTCATGGACTTCAAGATAGCTCCAACAGTGTGGGTGACATCCCAAAGGCTGATAGTTGACAATGGATATGGATCCTTGTAAACATTTTATCTCATTGCAAAGGTCAGATATATGTTTAGCAGTAGCCAAATTGATAGTGGTTCTATTTGGCAAAAAGGTTATACCATTTATGAGGCAAAATGATGAATGGAACAGTTCTTCCCATGAGTCATGACAACAGAAAGTGGAGCTTGGGATCTTGCTGACTTTATTTTCCTCTGCCACTATGGACCACCAAAAGTTGATTCTTATTCCTCATGTATCTGTTCCACAGGTTTTAGATTAAGAAAGGGATCGGATTCCCGTTATATACGGTTCAGAATGTGCACACTGACCTATAATTTCATTAATTTGAGCCATTTGAACCTAAGAACTTCGTAACCCATGTAAATATAGATTAGCATGTGCATACTTGTCAACTTAGTTAATGTAAATTTTTAGTGTTAACTTTTCCTCTCTCTGTTATAAGTTCTccactcattttttttttttaatttcacagGGTTTAGGGGATACCCGGGTAATACTTACTTGTTCAATGAGAATGCTACTATGTAGGAAATTGAACTCGACATAGGTCACTGGAATTTGATTGAATGATGAGGGGTTTGGGTAAGCATATTTTACATGAGATGAGATGTCATTGCCTTTTGCAATTGgaatactaaaatggaaggataAAGCTAAGAAGGAAGTGGAAATCATGA
Coding sequences within it:
- the LOC112800349 gene encoding transcription factor bHLH121-like, which produces MYIGVCDIMNMNALISKVARGWHKFDARVLFSLSLSPTAARFRFLRGITPPSFMDHWNFSKPPSLPQDSPSASPSPPPPPPPPPPPALPSNRSHREKGQAEPPQDPAVAARKVQKADREKLRRDRLNDHFHDLANTLDPDRPRNDKATILTDTIQMLKDLTAEVNRLKTEHKALSDESRELMQEKNELREEKASLKSDIENLNSQYQQRARMMFPWTAIDHSVVMAPPPYSYPVPIPIPPAPVPIHPTLQPFPYFGNQNPPHIPTPCSTYVPFSAPINAALDLPSAQYASASHVPAQKDCRSKSPPHRRITDADRCSETHDVATELELKMPGSSTQEESSSGGTKKVKHSGRKDRAVAEGSASSRYSTSHGLQDSSNSVGDIPKADS